One Pseudomonas abieticivorans genomic region harbors:
- the gabT gene encoding 4-aminobutyrate--2-oxoglutarate transaminase yields MNSKVNETPRLMQQREQFVPRGVLTAHPLVIDRALGSELWDVDGKRYLDFVGGIGVLNIGHSHPKVIAAVQAQLHKVSHACFQVVAYEPYIELAKRLSQLVGGSQPHKAALFTSGAEAVENAIKIARGHTNRPGVIAFRGGFHGRTLLGCSLTGMSQPYKQNFGPFAPEIFHTAYPNPYRGVSSDDALAALREVFATQIAPDRVAAIIVEPVQGDGGFLSAPPEFLQALRQITSEHGIVLILDEIQAGFGRTGTWFGFQHAGITPDLVTVAKSLAGGLPLSAVVGRSEIMDAPTPGGLGGTYGGNALACAAALAVIDAFEEEQLLERSQQLGEQLRQGLLQLQARHSRIGDVRGTGFMLAMEMVKDDAAASPDADLAQRVIDEARNGGLLVIKCGVYRNVVRFLAPLTSTPAQVDEALSILDAALARVLIA; encoded by the coding sequence TGATCGATCGGGCCCTGGGCTCGGAGCTGTGGGACGTGGATGGCAAGCGCTACCTGGATTTTGTCGGTGGCATCGGCGTGCTCAATATCGGGCATAGCCACCCCAAGGTGATCGCGGCGGTGCAGGCGCAGTTGCACAAGGTTTCCCACGCCTGCTTCCAGGTGGTGGCCTACGAACCCTACATCGAACTGGCCAAGCGCCTCAGCCAATTGGTCGGCGGTAGCCAGCCGCACAAAGCCGCACTGTTTACCTCCGGTGCCGAGGCAGTGGAAAACGCCATCAAGATCGCCCGCGGCCACACTAACCGCCCCGGCGTGATCGCCTTTCGCGGTGGCTTCCATGGCCGCACCCTGCTCGGTTGCAGCCTGACCGGCATGAGCCAGCCGTACAAGCAGAATTTCGGCCCCTTTGCCCCGGAAATCTTCCACACCGCTTACCCCAACCCGTACCGCGGCGTGAGCAGCGATGACGCCCTGGCCGCCCTGCGCGAAGTGTTCGCCACCCAGATCGCCCCCGACCGCGTGGCCGCGATCATCGTCGAGCCGGTGCAAGGTGACGGCGGCTTCCTCAGCGCGCCGCCGGAATTCTTGCAGGCCCTGCGCCAGATCACCAGCGAGCACGGCATCGTGCTGATCCTCGACGAGATCCAGGCCGGCTTCGGTCGTACCGGCACCTGGTTCGGCTTCCAGCACGCCGGCATCACCCCGGACCTGGTCACCGTGGCCAAGAGCCTGGCCGGCGGCCTGCCCTTGTCGGCAGTGGTGGGGCGCAGCGAGATCATGGATGCACCGACCCCCGGCGGCCTGGGCGGCACCTACGGCGGCAACGCCTTGGCCTGCGCCGCGGCCCTGGCGGTGATCGATGCCTTTGAAGAAGAGCAATTGCTTGAGCGCAGCCAACAGTTGGGCGAGCAACTGCGCCAAGGCCTGTTGCAGTTGCAGGCACGCCATTCGCGCATCGGCGACGTGCGCGGCACCGGCTTCATGCTGGCCATGGAAATGGTCAAGGACGATGCGGCCGCAAGCCCCGATGCCGACTTGGCCCAGCGCGTCATCGACGAGGCGCGCAATGGCGGCCTGCTGGTGATCAAGTGCGGCGTGTATCGCAACGTGGTGCGTTTTTTGGCGCCGCTCACCAGTACGCCGGCCCAGGTCGACGAAGCCCTTTCGATTCTCGACGCCGCTTTGGCACGGGTCTTGATTGCCTGA
- a CDS encoding sensor histidine kinase — translation MSKRSEHWRSSNSRLIGLYALFFVAWGAVFTGVLYCEISRYLGTVADRTLMQRAHYYRKVDDAHLESELASSEAYSIPGIDAYGLFDADGTHVAGDLLKLRASLPDDGRVHYLERGLRIRTPSEHTRSSHVLLQHRPDGRILILARDGGSISAVGGIIEQALFWGLSLTLIPGLIGWRLMRRQPLRRVKRLQRCTESIVSGNLGERLPLSNRRDELDMLANAVNIMLGHIEQLMHDVKGVCDGIAHDLRTPLTRLRAHLNQLQQLPIDEAHAVTVNLALEESESIMARFQGLLRISELEDTRRRSAFQAFDPALLLHQAHEFYEPLAQEREQTLSLELPAPLPLLNGDVALLFEALVNLLDNAIKFTPPGGAILMRGVRSEGGLGIEIIDSGPGIPEAERDNVTRRLYRGDTTRQEPGHGLGLSLVAAVVRLHGFTLQIRGRVQGPGTRVCILCPLPTAGMKNHQVID, via the coding sequence TTGTCGAAACGATCTGAACACTGGCGCTCGTCCAACAGCCGCTTGATCGGCCTTTACGCCCTGTTTTTCGTGGCCTGGGGCGCAGTGTTCACCGGCGTGCTGTACTGCGAAATCTCGCGTTACCTGGGCACGGTGGCCGACCGCACGCTGATGCAGCGCGCCCACTACTACCGCAAGGTCGACGACGCACACCTGGAAAGCGAACTGGCCAGCAGCGAGGCCTATTCCATACCGGGCATCGACGCCTATGGCCTGTTCGATGCCGATGGCACCCACGTCGCCGGCGACCTGCTCAAGCTACGCGCCAGCCTGCCGGACGACGGCCGGGTGCATTACCTTGAGCGCGGCCTGCGCATCCGTACCCCCAGCGAGCACACGCGCAGCAGCCATGTATTGCTGCAACACCGCCCGGACGGGCGCATCCTGATCCTGGCCCGCGACGGCGGCTCCATTTCCGCGGTGGGCGGGATCATTGAGCAGGCGTTGTTCTGGGGCCTTTCACTCACGCTGATCCCCGGGCTGATCGGCTGGCGGCTGATGCGCCGGCAACCGCTGCGGCGGGTCAAGCGCTTGCAGCGTTGCACCGAAAGCATTGTCTCGGGCAACCTGGGCGAACGCCTGCCGCTGTCCAACCGCCGTGACGAGTTGGACATGCTGGCCAATGCGGTGAATATCATGCTCGGCCATATCGAGCAGTTGATGCATGACGTCAAGGGCGTGTGCGACGGCATCGCCCATGACCTGCGCACGCCGCTGACCCGCCTGCGCGCGCACCTTAACCAGTTGCAGCAACTGCCCATCGACGAGGCCCACGCCGTGACCGTGAACCTGGCCCTGGAGGAAAGCGAGTCGATCATGGCGCGGTTCCAGGGCCTGCTGCGTATCTCGGAACTGGAAGACACGCGCCGGCGTTCGGCCTTCCAGGCGTTCGACCCGGCACTGCTGCTGCACCAGGCCCATGAGTTCTACGAGCCGTTGGCCCAGGAGCGCGAGCAAACCTTGAGCCTGGAGTTGCCGGCGCCCCTGCCGCTGTTGAACGGCGACGTGGCGCTGTTGTTCGAAGCCCTGGTGAACCTGTTGGACAACGCGATCAAGTTCACCCCGCCAGGCGGTGCGATCCTGATGCGCGGGGTTCGGAGCGAAGGCGGCCTGGGCATCGAAATCATCGACAGCGGCCCCGGCATCCCGGAGGCGGAGCGCGACAACGTCACCCGCAGGCTGTACCGCGGCGATACCACGCGCCAGGAGCCGGGCCACGGCCTGGGCCTGTCACTGGTGGCGGCGGTGGTGCGCCTGCACGGTTTTACCCTGCAGATTCGTGGCCGCGTGCAGGGCCCAGGCACTCGGGTGTGCATCCTGTGCCCCTTGCCCACTGCCGGCATGAAAAATCACCAAGTCATTGATTAA
- a CDS encoding D-alanyl-D-alanine carboxypeptidase family protein has protein sequence MPTLTPTVNTASVMVPQAPQLSAKAWVLMDADSGAIISSQDPDERLPPASLTKLMTVYIATRDIQAGRLKPTDMVDVSSNAWSTGGSRMFLAEHSRVSVDDLLHGIIIDSGNDSAVALAEHIAGSEDAFAQMMNAMAQKLGLANSHFMNPTGLPVDDHYSSAHDMALLARAIIHDEAGYYPLYANKYFTWNNIRQPNRNLLLWRDPTVDGLKTGHTEAAGYCMVSSALRDHQRLIATVFGSNSIENRSEDSQKLLTYGFRFFETHTYEQGGKVLANAPLWKGAKDTLAVGLLDNLTLTLPRKSNRNVQPRATFNSPLQAPIAAGSVVGTYDLYDGDQKIASRPLVALEDGKEGGLFTRLFDDVRMFFHNLFGG, from the coding sequence ATGCCGACCTTGACGCCCACCGTCAATACCGCCAGCGTGATGGTGCCCCAGGCCCCGCAACTCAGCGCCAAGGCCTGGGTACTGATGGACGCCGACAGCGGCGCGATCATCAGCAGCCAAGACCCCGACGAGCGCCTGCCACCGGCCAGCCTGACCAAGCTTATGACCGTGTACATCGCCACCCGCGATATCCAGGCCGGGCGCCTGAAGCCCACCGACATGGTCGACGTGAGCTCCAACGCCTGGTCCACCGGCGGCTCGCGGATGTTCCTGGCCGAGCACAGCCGGGTCAGCGTCGACGACTTGCTGCATGGCATCATCATCGACTCGGGCAACGACTCGGCAGTAGCCTTGGCCGAGCACATCGCCGGCAGCGAAGACGCCTTCGCCCAGATGATGAACGCCATGGCGCAAAAGCTGGGCCTTGCCAACAGCCACTTCATGAACCCCACCGGCCTGCCCGTGGACGATCACTATTCTTCGGCCCACGACATGGCGCTGCTGGCCCGGGCGATCATCCATGATGAAGCCGGCTACTACCCGCTGTATGCCAACAAGTACTTCACCTGGAACAACATTCGCCAGCCCAACCGCAACCTGCTGCTGTGGCGCGACCCCACCGTGGATGGCCTGAAAACCGGCCACACGGAAGCGGCAGGCTATTGCATGGTGTCCTCGGCGTTGCGTGACCACCAGCGCCTGATTGCCACGGTGTTCGGGTCCAACAGCATCGAAAACCGCTCCGAAGACTCGCAAAAGCTGTTGACCTACGGCTTCCGCTTCTTCGAAACCCACACCTACGAGCAAGGCGGCAAGGTGCTGGCCAATGCCCCGTTGTGGAAAGGGGCCAAAGACACCCTGGCAGTCGGCCTGCTCGACAACTTGACCCTGACATTGCCACGCAAGAGCAACCGCAACGTGCAACCGCGCGCCACGTTCAACAGCCCATTGCAGGCGCCGATTGCCGCCGGCAGCGTGGTGGGCACCTATGACCTGTACGACGGCGACCAGAAAATCGCCAGCCGCCCGTTGGTGGCGCTGGAAGATGGCAAGGAAGGCGGCCTTTTCACCCGCCTGTTCGATGATGTGCGGATGTTTTTCCACAACCTGTTCGGCGGGTAA
- a CDS encoding Lrp/AsnC family transcriptional regulator has product MEGMVKLDRIDINILVELQKDGRMTNVSLADAVGLSASPCLQRVKRLESAGYISSYKAHINLAKITDSVTIFTEVTLSDHKREDFAKFEANIRQVDEVLECHLISGGYDYLVRFMTRSIQHYQEVIESIIDKNIGIAKYFSYIVIKSPVMKEVVPLRKLLRH; this is encoded by the coding sequence ATGGAAGGCATGGTCAAACTGGATCGGATTGATATCAATATCCTGGTCGAACTGCAAAAAGACGGCCGCATGACCAACGTCAGCCTCGCCGACGCTGTCGGCCTGTCGGCCAGCCCCTGCCTGCAACGGGTCAAGCGCCTGGAGTCGGCGGGCTACATCTCCAGCTACAAGGCCCACATCAACCTGGCGAAGATCACCGACTCGGTCACCATCTTCACCGAGGTCACCCTCAGCGATCACAAGCGCGAAGACTTCGCCAAATTCGAAGCCAACATCCGCCAGGTCGACGAGGTACTGGAGTGCCACCTGATCAGTGGTGGCTACGACTACCTGGTGCGCTTCATGACCCGCAGCATCCAGCATTACCAGGAAGTGATCGAGAGCATCATCGACAAGAACATCGGCATCGCCAAGTACTTCAGCTACATCGTCATCAAGTCGCCGGTGATGAAAGAGGTGGTGCCGCTGCGCAAGCTGTTGCGTCACTGA
- a CDS encoding RcnB family protein — MKIKSLIACTALLGCLSGASLAAYAEDNAAQSVQIPESDSGSFKKGDKLPDHFRRPDVVMQDKDWKKAGLPAPKAQAEWVHINDKYVMVSVVNSVVIDIVPVKK, encoded by the coding sequence ATGAAGATCAAATCACTCATTGCCTGCACTGCTCTGCTCGGTTGCCTGAGTGGCGCCAGCCTGGCTGCCTACGCCGAGGACAACGCCGCGCAAAGCGTGCAGATCCCGGAATCGGACAGCGGCAGCTTCAAGAAGGGCGACAAACTGCCCGATCACTTCCGCCGGCCGGACGTCGTGATGCAAGACAAGGATTGGAAAAAGGCCGGCCTGCCCGCGCCCAAGGCCCAAGCCGAATGGGTCCACATCAACGATAAATACGTGATGGTGTCGGTGGTCAATAGCGTGGTGATCGATATCGTGCCAGTAAAAAAATAG
- a CDS encoding OprD family porin, giving the protein MAGEQDKAEGFAAGSQWSLLNRTVYDRRDYHNGAVSNGARNAYKPRAQRSDLAEEWAYGLMADFVSGYTTGVVGFGADAHAYMGRQLDSGGGRAGKARLIGIDNDGHPKDEFSRGGALVKMRVSSTELRYGEQRVKTPVFGSSDSRLLPETATGWLLTSRELPATVFYGGHFNESTDRNASSHDQGFVVNYSNGKQGDSFDLAGVRYTGVPGLSASLFSALYEDTWRQQYVGAAYTWALDKREALSLDLNLYRTDDTGKALSGSIDNTSWSLLGTYRYLDHSLTLGYQKIDGNTPYDYVTRGAIYLGNAVALSDFNAPHEASWQARYDLDMAGFDIPGLTFSALYVRGRGIDGSHADPQGGYAWLGYGKDGKHWERDLQAKYVVQSGPAKNLSVTLRHAVHRGNVAQAELDADQLRLAVEYPLGGRF; this is encoded by the coding sequence ATGGCCGGTGAACAAGACAAGGCCGAAGGTTTTGCTGCCGGCAGCCAGTGGAGCCTGCTCAACCGCACCGTGTACGACCGTCGCGATTACCACAACGGCGCCGTCAGCAATGGCGCGCGCAACGCTTACAAACCTCGCGCCCAGCGCAGTGACCTGGCCGAAGAGTGGGCTTATGGCCTGATGGCCGACTTTGTCTCGGGCTACACCACCGGCGTGGTCGGTTTCGGCGCCGATGCCCATGCCTATATGGGCCGCCAGTTGGACAGTGGCGGTGGGCGCGCCGGCAAGGCGCGGCTGATCGGCATCGACAACGATGGCCACCCAAAGGATGAGTTCAGCCGCGGCGGGGCGCTGGTCAAGATGCGTGTCTCGTCCACTGAGTTGCGCTACGGCGAGCAGCGGGTCAAAACCCCGGTGTTCGGTTCATCCGACAGCCGCCTGCTGCCAGAAACCGCCACCGGTTGGTTGCTGACCAGCCGCGAACTGCCAGCCACGGTGTTTTACGGCGGGCATTTCAACGAAAGCACCGACCGCAACGCCAGCAGCCACGACCAGGGCTTCGTGGTCAATTACTCCAACGGTAAGCAAGGCGACAGCTTCGACCTGGCAGGGGTGCGTTACACCGGCGTGCCGGGCCTGAGCGCCAGCCTGTTCAGCGCATTGTATGAAGACACCTGGCGCCAGCAGTACGTGGGCGCGGCCTACACCTGGGCGTTGGACAAGCGCGAAGCCCTGAGCCTGGACCTGAACCTGTACCGTACCGATGATACGGGCAAGGCCTTGTCGGGCAGCATCGACAACACCTCATGGAGCCTGCTGGGCACCTACCGTTACCTGGACCACAGCCTGACCCTGGGTTACCAGAAAATCGACGGCAACACCCCGTACGACTACGTGACCCGCGGTGCGATCTACCTGGGCAACGCCGTGGCGCTATCGGACTTCAACGCGCCCCATGAGGCTTCGTGGCAGGCTCGCTACGACCTGGACATGGCCGGCTTCGATATCCCCGGCCTGACCTTCAGCGCCCTGTACGTGCGCGGCCGCGGTATCGACGGCAGCCACGCCGACCCGCAGGGCGGCTACGCCTGGCTGGGGTATGGCAAGGACGGCAAACACTGGGAGCGCGACCTGCAGGCCAAGTACGTGGTGCAGTCAGGCCCGGCAAAAAACCTGAGCGTGACCCTCAGGCACGCGGTGCACCGGGGCAATGTGGCGCAGGCGGAATTGGATGCCGATCAACTGCGCTTGGCGGTTGAGTACCCGTTGGGGGGGAGGTTCTAA
- the glsB gene encoding glutaminase B → MQALLNEILDEVRPLIGQGKVADYIPALADVPAQQLGIAVYGNDGAYHCAGDAHTPFSVQSISKVFSLVQAIGHSGEAIWERLGHEPSGQPFNSLVQLEFERGRPRNPFINAGALVICDINQSRFAAPALSMRDFVRRLSGNPHVLVESRVAESEYQHRARNAAMAYLMQSFGNFHNEVEAVLRNYFSHCALQMNCLDLARAFCFLANDGFCKHSGEQILTRRQTQQVNSIMATSGLYDEAGNFAYRVGLPGKSGVGGGIVAVVPGQFTVCVWSPELNAAGNSLAGMAALELLSQRIGWSVF, encoded by the coding sequence ATGCAAGCGCTGTTGAATGAGATTCTCGACGAAGTTCGCCCTTTGATCGGCCAAGGCAAAGTGGCCGACTACATCCCCGCGCTGGCCGACGTACCGGCGCAGCAACTGGGGATCGCGGTGTATGGCAATGACGGCGCCTACCATTGCGCAGGCGATGCCCACACGCCGTTTTCAGTACAGAGCATTTCCAAGGTGTTCAGCCTGGTGCAGGCCATCGGGCATTCCGGTGAAGCCATCTGGGAGCGCCTGGGCCACGAGCCGTCCGGGCAGCCATTCAACTCGCTGGTGCAACTGGAGTTCGAGCGCGGCCGCCCGCGCAACCCGTTCATCAATGCCGGTGCCCTGGTGATCTGCGACATCAACCAGTCGCGCTTTGCCGCCCCTGCGCTGTCGATGCGTGACTTCGTGCGGCGCCTGTCCGGCAACCCTCACGTGCTGGTGGAGAGCCGCGTCGCCGAGTCCGAATACCAGCACCGCGCGCGCAACGCCGCCATGGCCTACCTGATGCAGTCGTTCGGCAACTTCCACAATGAAGTCGAAGCCGTGCTGCGCAACTACTTCAGCCACTGCGCGTTGCAAATGAACTGCCTGGACCTGGCCCGGGCCTTCTGCTTCCTGGCCAACGACGGCTTCTGCAAACACAGCGGCGAACAGATCCTCACCCGCCGGCAAACCCAGCAAGTGAACTCGATCATGGCCACCAGCGGTTTGTACGACGAAGCCGGCAACTTCGCCTACCGCGTCGGCCTGCCCGGCAAGAGCGGCGTGGGCGGCGGTATCGTCGCGGTAGTGCCGGGGCAGTTCACGGTGTGCGTGTGGTCGCCGGAGCTTAATGCGGCCGGTAATTCGCTGGCGGGGATGGCGGCGTTGGAGTTGTTGAGCCAGCGGATTGGGTGGTCGGTGTTTTAA
- the msrB gene encoding peptide-methionine (R)-S-oxide reductase MsrB: protein MQSRRRFLLQGAALAATAAMGWRVLAATPKATPNAETFEVSHTDAEWHGLLSPDQYDILRDAGTERPYSSPLNSEHRSGRFACAGCQLPLFSSSTKFESHTGWPSFYAPLAGAVVTSKDTSFGMSRDEVHCHRCGGHLGHVFDDGPAPTGLRYCMNGLAMTFAQGSA, encoded by the coding sequence ATGCAATCCAGACGCCGCTTCCTGCTCCAAGGCGCTGCCCTGGCGGCCACCGCTGCCATGGGCTGGCGCGTGCTGGCCGCCACGCCCAAGGCCACCCCCAACGCTGAAACATTCGAGGTCAGCCACACCGATGCCGAGTGGCACGGCCTGCTGTCGCCCGACCAGTACGACATCTTGCGCGACGCGGGCACCGAGCGCCCCTACAGCAGCCCCTTGAACAGCGAGCATCGCAGCGGCCGTTTCGCCTGCGCCGGTTGCCAGTTGCCGCTGTTTTCTTCCAGCACCAAGTTCGAAAGCCACACCGGTTGGCCCAGCTTTTACGCGCCATTGGCGGGTGCCGTGGTCACCAGCAAGGACACCTCGTTCGGCATGAGCCGCGACGAAGTGCATTGCCATCGCTGCGGCGGGCACCTGGGGCATGTGTTCGACGATGGCCCGGCGCCGACCGGGTTGCGCTATTGCATGAACGGGTTGGCGATGACCTTTGCCCAAGGCAGTGCCTGA
- a CDS encoding HAD family hydrolase produces MRLTDYRALLVDCDGVLIDSDSGVWAALQGLLEGSAAVPARASVLALYHEALAALYPRFDELGFTGLLCFAHRKLAEGFNVRVSWEESLSFARSVQGWPLFEDAPGALLYLRKFYRLVVLCDRDAQDREGLCERLGLASEELLAPGAVNAWLDEQQIPQGQALSISVRVPADGLPQGSCLLRRGRKHAPQECPAEVCINSLADLVFQHQLSLRC; encoded by the coding sequence ATGCGCCTGACTGATTATCGTGCTTTGCTGGTCGACTGCGACGGTGTGCTGATCGACAGCGACAGTGGTGTATGGGCAGCCCTGCAAGGGTTGTTGGAGGGCAGCGCTGCCGTGCCTGCCAGGGCCTCGGTCCTGGCGCTTTATCATGAGGCCCTGGCGGCGCTGTACCCGCGTTTCGACGAGCTGGGTTTCACCGGACTGCTGTGCTTTGCCCACCGCAAGCTGGCCGAAGGTTTCAACGTGCGGGTCAGTTGGGAGGAGAGCCTGAGCTTTGCTCGCTCGGTGCAGGGCTGGCCGCTGTTCGAGGATGCGCCGGGCGCCTTGTTGTACCTGCGCAAATTCTATCGGCTGGTGGTGTTATGCGATCGCGACGCGCAGGATAGGGAAGGGCTGTGCGAACGGCTGGGCCTGGCCAGCGAGGAGTTGCTGGCGCCCGGCGCCGTCAATGCCTGGCTGGATGAGCAGCAAATACCCCAGGGCCAGGCCCTGTCGATCAGCGTCAGGGTGCCAGCCGATGGGTTGCCCCAGGGCTCGTGCCTGTTGCGCCGGGGTCGCAAGCACGCGCCGCAAGAATGCCCGGCCGAGGTCTGCATCAACAGTTTGGCCGACCTTGTTTTTCAGCATCAGCTATCTTTACGTTGCTGA
- a CDS encoding response regulator transcription factor, producing the protein MSRALVIEDDEVTAQAIMAELTGHGFAVQWAANGRDGLALAIAGGHDAITLDRMLPDFDGLTIVSTLRSLGIQTPVLMISALSDVDERVRGLRAGGDDYLTKPFSTVEMIARLEVLLRRPGADSQGHHLSYGDLKLDLIEHRLTREGEPISLLPTEFKLLTYFMRNAGQLVTRTMLFQEVWGYHFDPGTNIIDVHIGRLRKKIEGQASPFIQTVRGSGYVLVETI; encoded by the coding sequence ATGAGTCGCGCGCTGGTCATCGAAGATGACGAAGTCACCGCCCAGGCCATCATGGCCGAACTGACTGGCCATGGGTTTGCCGTGCAGTGGGCGGCCAATGGCCGTGATGGCCTGGCCCTGGCGATTGCCGGCGGCCACGACGCCATTACCCTTGACCGCATGCTGCCCGACTTCGACGGCCTGACCATCGTCAGCACCCTGCGCAGCCTGGGCATCCAGACCCCAGTGTTGATGATCAGTGCCCTGTCGGACGTGGACGAGCGGGTGCGCGGCCTGCGTGCAGGTGGCGACGACTACCTGACCAAACCCTTTTCCACGGTGGAGATGATCGCCCGCCTGGAAGTGCTGCTGCGCCGCCCAGGTGCCGACAGCCAGGGCCACCACTTGAGCTACGGCGACCTGAAGCTGGACCTGATCGAGCACCGCCTGACCCGCGAAGGCGAGCCCATCAGCCTGTTGCCCACCGAATTCAAGCTGCTCACCTATTTCATGCGCAACGCCGGCCAACTGGTCACCCGCACCATGCTGTTCCAAGAGGTATGGGGCTACCACTTCGACCCCGGCACCAACATCATTGACGTGCACATCGGCCGCCTGCGCAAGAAAATCGAAGGCCAGGCCTCGCCGTTCATACAAACCGTGCGCGGTTCAGGGTACGTGCTTGTCGAAACGATCTGA
- a CDS encoding DUF1624 domain-containing protein, whose translation MTPSGLASQPGVIAPSLATSAVKANTRMLAIDALRGLVMLFMLVDHVRETFLLHRQVSDPIDALTVTPDLFFTRLLSTLCAPVFILLTGLSAWLYSQKHSKAQTSVFLLKRGLFLVLLEITFVCFAWNAEFPPKTLWLQVIWCIGICMIVLAGLLHFKRSWLIALGLVIIAGHNLFDGIVLTADSPFFVPWSILHQRSFIDLTEFTRARTTYPVLPWIGVILLGWAMGPWFAKDVAPAERISRLFKVGAGLLVAFVFIRYLNVYGEKPWVQTGDALRTFMSFMSAKKYPPSLMFLMPTIGLGLILLALFEKLQDSRVAATLAIYGGAPMFFYLLHLYVLKGMYLLAMAAWGANQGAYYGFDGLGGIWLWSVLLCAALFFPTRWFAELKQRRRDITWLKYL comes from the coding sequence ATGACTCCATCAGGATTGGCGAGCCAGCCAGGCGTTATTGCGCCCTCGCTGGCCACTTCAGCGGTAAAAGCCAACACCCGCATGCTGGCCATCGACGCGCTGCGCGGCTTGGTCATGCTGTTCATGCTGGTCGACCACGTGCGCGAAACCTTCTTGCTGCACCGCCAGGTCAGCGACCCGATCGATGCGCTGACGGTCACCCCGGACCTGTTCTTCACCCGTTTGCTCAGTACCCTGTGTGCACCCGTGTTCATTCTGCTGACCGGGTTGTCGGCGTGGCTCTACAGCCAGAAGCACAGCAAGGCCCAAACCTCGGTGTTCCTGCTCAAGCGCGGGCTGTTCCTGGTGCTGCTGGAAATCACCTTCGTGTGTTTTGCCTGGAACGCCGAGTTCCCGCCCAAAACCTTGTGGTTGCAGGTGATCTGGTGCATCGGCATCTGCATGATCGTGCTGGCCGGCCTGCTGCACTTCAAGCGCAGCTGGCTGATTGCCCTGGGCCTGGTCATCATCGCCGGGCACAACCTGTTCGATGGCATCGTGCTGACCGCCGATTCGCCGTTCTTCGTGCCGTGGTCGATCCTGCACCAGCGCTCGTTCATCGACCTGACTGAGTTCACCCGGGCGCGCACCACTTACCCGGTGCTGCCGTGGATCGGCGTGATCCTGCTGGGCTGGGCCATGGGCCCGTGGTTCGCCAAAGACGTTGCCCCCGCCGAGCGTATCTCGCGGTTGTTCAAGGTGGGTGCGGGGCTGCTGGTGGCGTTCGTGTTCATCCGCTACCTCAACGTGTACGGCGAAAAGCCCTGGGTACAGACGGGTGATGCCCTGCGCACGTTCATGAGCTTCATGAGCGCGAAGAAATACCCGCCGTCGTTGATGTTCCTGATGCCCACTATCGGCCTGGGCCTGATCCTGCTGGCGCTATTTGAAAAACTGCAAGACAGCCGCGTGGCTGCGACGCTGGCGATCTACGGCGGCGCCCCGATGTTTTTCTACCTGCTGCACCTCTATGTGCTCAAGGGCATGTACTTGCTGGCCATGGCCGCCTGGGGCGCCAACCAGGGGGCCTACTACGGTTTCGACGGCTTGGGCGGGATCTGGCTGTGGAGCGTGTTGCTGTGCGCCGCGCTGTTCTTCCCCACGCGCTGGTTTGCCGAGCTCAAGCAGCGTCGTCGCGACATCACCTGGCTCAAGTACCTCTGA
- a CDS encoding DUF4198 domain-containing protein has translation MLEVTPGGLDRFQGLQARLGAEPLVLTLQRDHYVLARQPAAGDELVAMDPAYPLFEVAHKGSKVKAWWVPATRWAGRLQAVKPLPGLDLVPTGVVQGDMAEFQVTFDQAPLAGQAVVLASASGKTFDGVTDVHGKVRFALPWQGTYVLGSEHTVEQSGVRQSASSSAEPYALKRFNSTLSFNQTVGAPALSRASSQLPASEVARLAKQSAQ, from the coding sequence ATGTTGGAAGTCACCCCCGGTGGCCTGGACCGCTTTCAGGGTTTGCAGGCTCGGCTGGGCGCCGAGCCGCTCGTACTGACCTTGCAACGGGACCACTATGTGCTGGCCCGCCAGCCGGCGGCAGGTGATGAACTGGTGGCGATGGACCCGGCCTACCCGTTGTTCGAAGTGGCCCACAAGGGTAGCAAGGTCAAGGCCTGGTGGGTGCCGGCAACACGCTGGGCGGGGCGCCTTCAGGCAGTCAAGCCCTTGCCAGGCCTGGACCTGGTGCCCACCGGCGTGGTGCAGGGTGACATGGCTGAGTTCCAGGTGACGTTTGATCAAGCGCCGTTGGCCGGGCAGGCAGTTGTACTGGCCAGCGCCTCGGGCAAGACCTTCGACGGGGTGACCGACGTTCACGGCAAGGTACGGTTTGCGTTGCCATGGCAGGGTACCTACGTGCTGGGCAGCGAACACACGGTCGAGCAGTCGGGGGTGCGTCAATCGGCTTCAAGCAGCGCTGAGCCGTATGCGTTGAAGCGTTTTAATTCAACACTTTCGTTTAATCAAACGGTGGGTGCGCCGGCACTTTCGCGGGCGTCATCGCAACTTCCCGCTTCAGAAGTGGCGCGTCTGGCAAAGCAGTCAGCTCAATAA